From Alloacidobacterium dinghuense:
GAGGATGTTGGGTTTGCTTCGTCCTGGGTCGTATATGGTCATCGTCAGGGTGTTGTGATCGGGAGAGAGCTCAATTTGCTGGGTGTCCATGAGCTTGTCTTTGATCTTTTCAGTCACCTTTAGAGTCTGATCATTGATCCGTTGCCCCGATGTGGTGGAGCCGGGGACTGCTGAGGAACCTGAGCTGGGGTACTCTTTTCCGTCGAACTTTATGCTCTTGATGTCTCCCGGATTGATGAAAGAAAGACCATCCTGCTGATAGGGCTGGATCTGAATCTCGTAAGTTGAGTCCACCTGCTCGGTTGTGCTTTCCCATGTGCCCGGGAAACCTGGCGTTCCTGCTGTTCGCTTGTAGATGTAATGCAGATTGACGGTAGAGCCGTTGGCGCGATAACCAGTGAAGTTATCGGTAAGGGTGTTGCCGTCTTCGGAAAGCTTCCAGATTCCGATGATGATGATGCGGCCATCGGTCTTGCGGACGACCTTCCAGGAGTTAGGGCTGTCGATGGTGACGGACAGTGTGGTGCCAAAGAGGCCGGGCTGATCGGTTCCATCGGCTACGACGGTCTCGACGTTGTCACCGGAAAAGTTGAGGGCGTACCTGTTTGCGCCAAGTGCTTCAACTTTCATCTGATCGGTGAGCTTGCTTCTGGACGGGTTCAGTTTCCATTTTCCAGTGAAGGGGTCGTCGGCTGCCCATAACGTGCTTGTGAGGAGAAAGACGGTCAACAGTAACTCGAAAGTACGTTTCGACATGAAATCCTCCGAAGTTTGCATGCATTCAGGATCGGAGGGAGCACGCTGGCGACCAATTTCGAGACGGTTTCGGAACTGTGTGGAGTAGACGTGCCTGTTCCATTGCTTTAGCGGAGGTTACGGCTAGGTTTGCGGTGTCTGGATTGAAGAGGAATCGGCGGCGGAGGTATTAAAGGATGTTCGCATGCGGACGCTGCCGTTCTGCAAGCGGACACCAATCGACTTGCAGGTATAGGAGAAAAAGCAAAAGGGCTGCGCTTTCGCACAGCCCTTTCTTAGCTTCCTACGGTTTACTGTGGACCGCGGTTGCCGCCCCCACCGCCGGGTCCGCGTCCTGGGCCGCGACGGCCACGGCCGCGACGACGGCGGTTGTTGTTGGCACCACCTCCGCCACCGGGGCGGCGATCGCCGCTGCCTGCGTGGGCTGGTGCGCCATCAGCGCGGTTGAAGTTCACTTCTTCGCCCTCTTCGCCGCTGCCTTCCTCATCGTCGAAATCGTCGCCACCTTCGATGGTGATGGTGCTGGCGTTCGAGGATGGCTGGCGCTCTTCGGTGCGCGCTGGCCGTTCGCGATGGTCGTGGTTTTCCTGCGGCTCGCCCGATGCGGCTACGTCGTCGATCTGGCCGGATTGGGGCTCGGTGATGCCGAGCTTCGCGCGCTGCTCCTTCAAGAGGGCCTTGCGCGAGAGCTTGATGCGGTTGCCTTCGATGCCGAGAACCTTGACCAGCACCTGATCGCCTTCGCGCAGCTCGTCCTTCACGTCCTTCACGCGGTGCTCAGAGATCTCGCTGATGTGCAGGAGACCGTCAGTGCCGGGGAAGATTTCGACGAAGGCGCCGAACTCGGCGAGACGGACTACCTTGCCAAGATACGTTTTGCCGACTTCGGGGACGGCGGTGAGGTCGTTGATCATCGCCAGTGCCTTCTTCAAGCCCTCTTCGTCCGATGAAGCCACGTTGACGCGGCCGGTGTCGTCGACGTCGATCTTGACCTGCGTGGCCTCGATAATGCCACGGATGGTTTTGCCACCCGGCCCGATGAGGTCGCGGATCTTGTCGGTTGGGATCTGCAGGGTACGAATCTGCGGCGCGTACTTCGACTTCTCCGTACGTGGCCCGTTGAGCGCAGCGTCCATCGTGTCCAGCAGGAAGAGTCGTCCACGGCGAGCCTGTTCCATGGCCTCGCGCATGATCTGCCCGGTGATGCCGCTGATCTTGATGTCCATCTGCAGGGCGGTGATGCCTTCGCGCGTTCCGGCAACCTTGAAGTCCATATCGCCGTAGTGGTCTTCGGCTCCAGCGATGTCGGTGAGGATGGCGTAGTCGTCGCCTTCCTTCACCAGACCCATAGCCACACCGGCCACCGCTGCCTTGAGCGGAATACCCGCATCCATAAGAGCGAGGCTGGCGCCGCAGACCGAAGCCATGGACGACGAGCCGTTCGACTCAAGAATGTCGGAGACGATGCGGATGGCGTAGGGTGAATCGGCTTCGCTGGGCAGCACGGCGCTGATGGCGCGTTCCGCCAGTGCGCCGTGGCCCACTTCGCGGCGGCCAACACCGGTCATACGGCCCACTTCGCCAACCGAGAAGGGCGGGAAGTTGTAGTGCAGCATGAAGCGCTTCTTCTGCTCGCCTTCGAAGGTTTCTAGGCGCTGCGAATCGTCATTGGTGCCGAGAGTCGCGGTAACGAGCGCCTGGGTTTCACCACGGGTGAAGAGCGCGGAGCCGTGGGTGCGGGGCAACACACCGGTTTCAATGGTGATGGGGCGAATCTCGTCGAAGGCGCGACGGTCGGGGCGGATGCGGTCCTTGGTGACCTGCTCGCGGAAGATGCGCTCGCGCAAAGTTTCGTAGTAGGTGGCCAGCTTCTTCTTGGCTGCACCCTGCTCTGCTTCGGGCAGCTCTTTGAGTTCGGCTGCCAGCTCGTCCTTGATCTGCTTCACGAGAGCATAGCTCTCGGTCTTGGCGTGGGTCTTGGTGTCGAGCGCGTCCTTGAGACGATCACCGACCTTGGCGAACAGCGCGTCGTAGTAGGCCTGATCGAACTCAGAAGCGGTGACGGGGCGCTTTGGCTTGCCGGCCTTGGCTGCCAGCTCGTCGATCACGGCGACGATCTTCTTGATCTCGGCGTGGCCAAACTCGATGGCGTCAACGACGACGTCTTCTGTCACGCCTTCGGAGCCGCTTTCGATCATCACGATGCCGTCTTTGGTGCCGACGACGGTGATGTTGATCTTGCTGTCGCGGCGATCGGTGTAGGACGGATTGATGACGAACTCGCCATTGACCTGACCTACGCGAACTGCGCCCACAGTTGCGCCGAAGGGAATATCGGAGAGGGCGAGGGCGGCGCTGGCGGCGTTGATGCCGATGACGTCGGGATCGTTTTCCTTGTCAGCGGAGAAGACGAGGGCGATGACCTGGGTCTCGTTGCGGAAGCCTTCAGGAAAGAGCGGGCGAATGGGGCGGTCGATCTGGCGGCTGGTGAGAATTTCACGCTCGCTGGGACGGCCTTCGCGCTTGATGAATCCGCCAGGAATGCGGCCGCCTGCGTAGGCGTACTCGCGATAATCGACGGTGAGGGGAAAGAAATCGATTCCCTCTTTTGGATCGGGGGCGGCCACGGCGGTTGCGAGCACCACGCTGTCACCTTGGGTGACCAGGGCTGCGCCAGAGGCCTGCTTGGCCATACGGCCAGTTTCAAAGGTCAGCCGCTTGCCACCGGCAAGCTCAACTGTCACTTCGTGTTTCATATTTTCCTCGTTTCTTGATGTGCAAAGGAGCTACGCAGGGAGTGCGCGCGGGCGGGAAGATACACGACAGGTATGTGGGCTTCGCTAGAGGCGGAAATAGCCGTTGACGTGGATACACGCCAGCCGTTGACCCGGCTGACGTTTTCCAATCCTTTACGAAGTTCTCGTCGCGTGCGCGTAGGAGACAAAGGTTTGAGCTTGCGGCTACTTGCGGATGCCCAGTTTTCCGATGACGTCCCGGTAGCGGTCAGAATCGTTCGTCTTGAGGTAATCGAGCAGGCGGCGGCGCTTGCTGACAAGCATGAGAAGGCCGCGGCGGGACGCATGGTCCTTGGCGTGGGTCTTGAAATGCTCGGTCAACTCGCCGATGCGCTCGCTCAGGATCGCGATCTGCACTTCAGGACTGCCGGTGTCGGAGTCGTGAGTGCGAAAGCGAGAGATAATGTCGGTTTTTTTTGCAGGTGCCAGCACGAGAGTGCGTTACTCCTATTGCTAATTTCTATTCGTTACACTTCCTAAGTGTCTGCAATAAGAGTAACATGGATTGCTTTTTCGAGCCAGTCAGAGACATAGAAAAGGGTGCGGAAATGCCGCACCCTTTTATTGTGGATATTCCTGTACCTACTTCGCTGCTTCAAGGACCAGAACAGTGGCGATGGGATCAAGCCCGTTTGCCGGGAGCTGGACGTCAACTCTGTCACCCGATTGGTTGAATTTGAGTGGCTTGTGGGCGGAATCGGCCAGCAGATATGCGCCGGTGACTTTACGCGGCATCTTGTCCAGATGGAAGGTGCCGTGGGGCCACTTGAAGATTTCGACGTAGACCTTGTCGGCCTTGGTGGTGGAGCGCCAATCCCACGCGGGAATGAACTTCGGCTTGCCGTCCTTGTCTTTTTCGGTATCGCTGAAGCTGCCAGCTTCGGCTCCGAAGAGAGTGGGCTGGGTGCCGTAGATCGCCTCGCCATTTACGTCGAGCCACTTGCCCACTTGATGGAGACGCACGACTTCCTCAGGCGGAACGACGCCGTGCGAATCGGGACCGATGTTCAGCAGGTAGTTGCCGCCTTTGCTGGCGATGTCGATGAGGTTGCGCAACAGCGTCTCGGTTGACTTGAAGTTTTTGTCGTAGGACTTGTAACCCCAGGTGTCGTTCATGGTCATGCAGGATTCCCAGTCGCGGCCGGGATAACCCTGCGCGGGAATGAACTGCTCGGGGGTTTCGGTGTCACCCTTATATCCGCCGCCGAGACGGTTGTTCCAGATGAGCTTTGGATACTGGTTGAGGACGGTGACGATTTCGGCTGCCAGCTGCGGGGTCATGTCCGGCGTGGGCGTGTCAAACCAGATGACTGCGGGATAATCGCCGTAGTTGGCCAGCAACTCCTTGAGCTGAGGAATGGCTTTGGTTTCGAGATATTGCTGGAAATTGCCGTCCTGCGCTTTGTCCCAGTGATAGGTGGGCGGTTGGTGGTCGCCGGTCTTGAGAGCAGCGCCGCCGGGAGCGGTCCAGTCCTGGTCTTGCGAGTAGTAGAAGCCTAGCTTGATTCCCTGCTTCTTGCACTCCTCGGCGAGTTCTTTGATTGGGTCGCGCTTGAAGGGCGTGCCGGCGGCGATGTTGAAGTCGTTCGCCTTCGAGTCATACATGGCGAAGCCGTCGTGATGCTTCGAGGTGATGACGATGTACTTCATGCCGGCAGCCTTGGCGAGGGCGACGATGTCATGCGCGTTGAAGCCGGTGGGATTGAACTTGGGCGCGAGTGCTTTGTAGTCGGCGACAGGGATGGAGGCGGTATTCATGATCCACTCGCCGATGCCGGGAATTTGTTTGCCGTTCCATGTGCCAGCTGGAATGGAGTAGAGTCCCCAGTGGATGAACATGCCGAAGCGGGCTTCACGCCACCATGCCATGCGGGCATCGCGTTGCTCGGGCGTCTCGGTGTCCTGAATCGCCGCGACTGGATGGTCGGGAGACTTTGGAGCGGGCGTGCTCTCCGTTGTTTGTTTTGGCTGCTGCGTGCAACCCACTAAGCCCGCGGCGATGAGGACGACGCTGGCGCCGACTAAGGCGAAGGTGCGATGGACAAATTTCAATGCAATCCCTCAAGGTGAATTATCGGACTGGGGAATTGTATGTGAAAAGATATTCTTATGGGCGAAATTTATTCGCCCATAGTTACAGATTTGTGACTGGAAGCGGAATTAGCCCTGCCTAAGCATGGCTATCTCTTTCGACGGTATGAAGTTGAAGACCGCAGGTCATGCATTGTCGGGTAAAGGAGTTCCGCCAATGCAGCGTGATCCAACCGATTCCTCGCGTTGAGCGAACTCCAAACAGGTTTCCACATCTTGGACAGCGAAAGTTCAGACTGGAGAGCCAAGAGAAATACGGAACGACAATAAGCGGCAGAACTAAGGCGAGCAGCGTAGCCAACCAGGACAAGTCTTCTGCGATACCGATCAGACCAACTATCAGGCATGTACCAGCAGCCACGAGCAAACGCGTAGACATCCACCTGCGATATCTACGGCGCCCCCATGCTTCCGGATAATCACCCTCAACACTTTCTAATCGATGCTTCACAATTTCCTATTTTGCTGCTTGATTACCAGATGCGCTGCGTTGTCCTAGCTGGTTGAAATTCAGAATTGCGTTGAAAACCAGCGGATAGCTACCGATCGTCTCGCCGCGATAGACAGGGTTGTTCGCGAAGAGCAGCACCGTTCCTTTGCCCAGGTGGGCGGCGACGATGGCAGCATGCTGCGCCATTAGATCGCCGTGATCGAGCAGGCCTGCAACCAGTAATGACTCCTTATCGGCATAGCGGAGGAGGACCTGCGGTCGAAGCTCCGCTGGGATGACGTTGGGGTTGTTGCGGGTCTGCTCCTCATTCAGCGGCATCGGCTCCCATGGCTTTGGCCGTGGACGATCATCGGCAGCCATATAAGGACGGCCTTGAGGGATGTCGGGGTCATCCGGGCCGCCGCGACCCGTGGTGCGCTCTTCGCTGCCTGCGAGACGCGGGGCGCGCGTGCCGCCAACAGTGTTGCTCACGTTCATCGAAAGGCCGTCTTCGCTATAGACAGTGAGTGGCTTGGTGTATCCGTAGAGCACGGGCGATTTCGGATCGACGGTGACTGTTGCCAGCAGCGTGCCAACAACTTTCAGATCGCCATGCGTGACCACGGAGACGCCGGGCGCGAGGCCGATTTCGATGGCGAACTGCGCTGTGTCTCCGGATGTGATGAGCAGACCGCCTTGCGCGACGAAATGCTGCAAATGCTCGACACCGCTATAGCCGAGTCCCGGGCGCATGTCGTCGGTTGAGTCGATGCGGCCCAGGTTTGGCGTCAGTTCAGTCTTTTTCCATGGAAGCGCGTTGCCCCACATCGGCAAGCCCTGAATGATCTGTGCTGTGCGCGCCCCGCCAACGGAGGCGAAGATGATCACGTCGTATTTCGAGCCGAGATTGTCGTCATTGCTGACACTCTGGGTGCTGATGTAGTCGAAGGGTACGCCTAGCTTATCGAACGCCTGCCGCCACCACCCTTCGGTCTGCGTACTGAGCCACGTGTGCATCATGGCAATGCGTGGGGCACCCACGTTGTGCTTGGCGACAGATGGCGCCGCGTTCACTGCGGTTGCGGCTAATTTGGTCTTTTCCAGCGCGGACTTCACGTCGTCTGCGTTCGCATTTTGAATGATGAGCGATCCGGTTGGAAATTGCTGGCCATCGACTGTTGTTGCAGCATCTGTGACCGATACGGTGGCATTCTTCAGTAAGTATCGGAGTGTGATGATCCCTGGATCGGCGTGATTCGCAATCAGGTAGACAGAACCTGATCCGGACGGGCTGTCGCCTGAGGCTTGATCCTTCACCGGCTGCATTCGAGATTTGAGGATTGCGGACTCGGTTACGCGCACGGCTTCTACGTTGAAAAGAGATGGCAGCGACCATCCTGTGTCGTCATAGGGAGTCTTCTGCGGATCGTTGGGGGCCCAGTACTGGCGGTCTAGTAACGCGTCGGCAATGCGCGAGTACGGCTGGTCCATGCGGATAACGTAGCTGTCTGCGGGGAAGGTTCGCTGTTCTGTCTTCGGCTGCTGCGGCTTAGTTGTGGAGTCCTCTTCCCTGCTCTCGCGTTTTGGCTTAACTGGTATCGATACGGTGACGGCCTCGGTTGTTTCGCTGATCTCGACATGTTGCGCGCGCAGGATGTCGAGGAGCATTCGCCGGCGGTCCTTCGATTCTTCGTTTGCAGGAAGCACGTAAGCGGCTGGGCCGGAGTCGCTTGGCTTCAGAATCGATCGCTTGCTCTTGAGATAGAAGTTGTTGAGAAAAGTCTGCGCGTTCTGCGCGAAGTAGCTGAGCGAAACCAGGATCGCAGTCTGCTCGTAGTTATTGTTGTCGCGCTGCGACCACTTCACTTTGGGATAGGGTGGGTTCTGGCGGTACCAGGTGCGCGAGTATTCGTCGGGTGTGAGGATGCGCTCGACGGTGTCTGCTCCGCCGTTGCCGAAGGTTTCATAGAGACGGCTGATGCCGTTGTGCATGGCGGCGAGGAACATGAGGTAGCCGGGGCTCCACGTATCGAAATTGCCGTGGGTGAAGACGCCGGGCATGCCGAACTTCGTCATCTCCTGGACGTTGTTCCAGCCGATCATCTGCCATTCGTTAGTGAGGATCGGGTCGAGCCACGCGTTGTAGGGCTCGTCGCCAACGGTGTTGTCGTAGAGGAACGGCACCGATTCGTGGAGGTCGTGGAGTACCTGGGCGTGCCATCCAATGTAAGTATCGAGGACATTGCGCGAGAGGTTGAGGGTCAGTGTCATCGCATCGCGGTTATTGTCATGCGCGACGTAGTGCCCCCAGTAAACAAGGCGCGGATAGTTCTCATTCGGATGCGCCTTGTGCCATTTGTAGATGTCGACCATGCGATCGCGACCGTCGACTTCGACCACGGGCGTGATGAGCGTGATCATGTGCGAGCGGATGTACTGGATGTAGGGCGCGTCATCCACGGCGAGACGATAAGCGAGTTCCATGAGCGCGGTTGGTGCGCCTGTCTCGGGGGAATGGATGGTTCCAGTGATGTAGTAGACGGGTACGGACTGCCTGACGAGGTCCGCTGCCGTTGCGTCGTTCATGTTGATTATTCTCGGGTCGGCGAGCTTTGCGAGGCGCGCATCGTTTTCCTTGTAGTTTTTGAGTAACGACTCGTCGGCGACGCCTACAGCGATCATCTCGCGGCCTTCTTCGCTATGGCCGATGGTTAAGACCTTCACGCGTGGGCTGGCTGACTCAAGCATGCGGAAGTAGCGATAGACATCTTCGGCGTAGGGCAGGATGTCAGGCGCGCCGGAAACGTCGCCTAGCACCTTTTCTGGCGTGGGCACTGTCGGGGATGCGGGCAGATAGTCGGTGAGAGGCGAATTCAATTCGGGCAGCGTGGTGTATTTGGCGATGCGCTGCGTGTAGTCCTGATCGATGGCCTGTTTTGCGTCACGCGCATAAGTCTGATCCATTTGCGCTGTGGCCTGCAGGCAGAAAATGACCGCGCAGAGCGTAATGGCTCCGCGGGAAAAAGCAGAGAATGACATCGCTGGCTCCCCTGAGTCGATTGCAATTCAATTATGGATACAAAGGATAGCAGACGAAACGGAGGCTAAAAGAGACGCACGCAGATGAGCAAGCGCGGCTGAAATTGCATCTAGCTCGTGCTGGCCTCTTCTTCCACGACGACAGGTATTTTGGGTTGCACGATGCCGAGCTGCTCGTAAATCGGGCGCATCTCTTTGCGAATGACTTTGAGCCGCGACCAGAACCATATTGCCCCGAGGATGCAGGCAACGCCGCTTAACATCACGGTTCTTTGCGAACCGATGGCGTGCCCCAGGGCTCCGGCGAGCAGGCTTCCGAATGGCGCCATGCCCACGAATGCGACTGTGTAGTAGCTCATCACGCGTCCGCGCTTATCCTCGGGAACGAGCGTCTGAATGATGGTGTTGCTCGCGGTCATGCCCTGCATCATACCGAAGCCGGTGACCAACATGAGCAGCAGCGAAAGCCACTGGCTGTGCGACAGGCCAAAACTGACAAGGCCAATTCCAAAAATCGCGGCTGCGATGGGAATCATCTTGGTCAGGCCGCGGACGGACTTTCGCACCACGAGCGAAAGCGCCGAGATGAGCGCGCCAACGCCGAGCGCACCCATCAGAAAGCCTAATGTGTGCGCGCCGCCATGCAGCACCTGGGCTGCGAAAACGGGCATGAGCACGACAAAAGGCATGCCCATGAGACTGATAAGGGCAAAGAGCAAAAGAATAGTACGGATGGGGACGAAGTTCGAAACATACTCCCAGCCTTCTTTGAGCTGATCGACCATGGAGGCGGTTGCACGTTTTACAGCGCTCACCTTAACTTGCATCAGCAGGAGCGACGCGATGACGGCGATGTAGCTGACGCCGTCGATCAGGAAACACCAGCCTTCGTTTGTGGCGGCAATGACAAGGCCGGCGAGCGAGGGACCGACGAGCCGGGCAAGGTTCACCATCGACGAATTGATGGCGATGGCGTTCGAGAGGTCGCCGCGATCTTCAACCATCTGCACCAGGAAGGACTGGCGGCCGGGCATATCGAATGCGTTGATCATGCCCTGAAAGACGCTCAGCGCTAATACTTCATGAATATTGATGCGATGCGTCAGCGTGAGTGCGGCCAGTACCAGGGATTGCACCATGGCGAGCACCTGTGTCCAGACAAGGACTTTCCGGCGGTCCATCCGATCGACGAGGACACCCGCGAACGGAGCGAGCAGAAAGGTGGGAATCTGCCCGGCGAAGCTGACGGTGCCCAGAAGCAGCGAAGACTTCGTAAGACGGTAGACGAGCCACGAGGTGGCGATGCGCGTCATCCAGGTGCCGATGAGCGAAATGCTCTGCCCGCCGAAAAACAGGCGGAAGTTGCGGTGGCGCAGCGCGCGCCACGCATACGAGTAGCTAAGCGAGGATGCCGGTTTTTCCGGTTCTATTTTTTCTTCTGTATTGAGCGCCATTCGCAAAGAGTCGTTTATTTGATCCTATCTGTTTCGATGCGATGGAATCTGTAAACGGTCCGCAAATGCTCGCGTGCTATTTCCCAATTGGGCGCAGGCGTACAAAAATGGCAACGCCCATCGGGTCGCTTCCATATATAGGTTGCAGACGCGACCCCGGTGTGTAGACAGTCGTTTGCGCTCCTATCGCGGTTTCCCAATGAGGCAACAGGTTGAAGTCGCGGTCATAGCCGAAAGTGTATGCCTGCACGCGGCCGGCCGGTTCTTCCTGAAAACCTTGCGGGGCGGGATTTTCGCCCAGCAAGAGTTCTGTGGTGCGATCCACATTTTCGATACGCGTCCACGCGTAGTTCTTGTCGGCGAAGCGCAGCGTGGATTCGAGCAGATAGCTGTTCTGGATGACGTTGTCGGTGAGCGAGCGTGTTCTTCCCCACGCGATGGTATTGGCCCAGTTGCCATGTTCCATCGGCTGGTTGTACATCGCGGATGCTGTCATACGTTCCTGGTTTTCATCCGGGAAGAGGGCTTCGGGGCTGTGGATACGAGCGTAGGAATATTGGCCGCTCCAATCCCTACCCGGTTGCAGAGTGAGGCGCGTGGACCACGAATCGATGGCGCCCTGCTGGACTTGCCAGCGGTGCTCGTTTGGCTCGCGTCCGTGAAAACCGCTCGCCTCGATGCGGACGATGTTGTGGGTGAAGCCCATCGTGAGCACGTCGTAGGCGATGTGGGTTGAGTCTTCCTGATGATGGCCGAGCGTGCCTACTGGATTTTCAAACGCCGAGGCGCGATGGGGATATGCTGTTGGGCCGATTGCCGGATCGCCGACTGGGGCTGCGTAAAACGAGAACAGCGTTTTTTCGCCCAACTTCCAGTCGTAGAGCGCGGCTAGTTCCATCACGAAATTGTGGGGGTGCTGGCCATCGACGATGGGATTGCCGTATGCGGTCTCGCCCTGCTGGAAGAGCAGCGGATATCTGCGGTCTGTGATGGTCGCTGGCTCGAGGCTCAACATCGTGCGCAGGGTTAAATAGCCGGGGCCGAGTTGGTGCTGCGCCATCGGCATGAACCAGTTGGTGGAGAAAAACTTGTCGCCACCACGGGGGCTGGTCTGCTGCTCATCCGTTATGAATGCGTTGGCATGGAACATCAGCATCCAGTCACCATGCATTTTCATCCACATCGGCGTTGGCGTGGAGTTTGGCTCGGCGCTGGTGCCGGAGCTGGCGTGGTGCAAGATCTGTTGTGCGAATGTTTTGTTATCGCGATTCATTATCTCGCCCATGCCGGGCATATCACTCATCGGCATCGACATCTGGGCAATGGCCGCAACGCTGCATAACAGCAGCGGCAAAAGGAACAGGCGCTTCACGGAAACTCCTCAAGGTAACGGGCGAAAACATGCAATGGGCATCGTGTTGCCATTGCCTTTCGATCAGAGGAGCGGCGATGTCAGATGCGTAGAGGCGGGGTAAACGACGATCGACTAAGACTGTTGCGAGGCGAGGCGTTGCTGGTTGCGACAAAGGCGAGAATTGTCGGGGCGACGAGATCTGAAACGAGGTTGCCGGGAACGTGAGATTGTAACGACTGCGCGGTTCCGGTCAAGAGAGCAGATTCTTCCTGCGGATGGCCGCATTGACGCTCACTTGTTACAGACGCAGCGCTCGTGCAGGATTGCATCGTATGCGTGCAGCAGACCGCTGACTGGTTCCCCGGAGTACAGATCATCTCGCATGCGGTCGAAGACACAATCCCGGCAAAGAGAAGCAGGACCATGATTGTGACACCGACGGCGCGCATGCGGTAATTCTACCTTTAATGGACAGCGATTTCCCCGCCTGCTCCGGGTTTGTTTTTGCGCAGCAGAAAAGTCAGCGGAATCATGATGAACGACGTGACACATAGGATAAAGTACATATCTTGATAGGCAAGCGTGTGCGACTGCTGCTGGATCTGGTTATAGATTTGCCCCTGTGCCAGGTAGTTCGCGTTTGCCGAGCCTGCGCTTCGGGTAAAGACGTTGCTGAGTGCATTGACCTGGTTCTGCAGATTCGCGCTATCTGGAGTTATGTGCTTGAGCAACTGGTTCTGGTGAAACTGACCGAGTTCGATCACGCCCGCATTGGTGAGCGAAATGAGAATGCTGCCGCCAATGTTGCGGACAAAATTGATGAGACCGGAAATCTGATTGTTCTTCTCCACCGGCATGCCGAAATAGGCCGCAGTAGTGACCGCGATAAAGACAAATGGAATGAAGAGAACCTGAAGGATTCTGATGATAGACGCCATTCCGAAGCTCAAGCCGAGATTGATGTGAAGCGCGCTGAAATAGTAGCCAACAACGGCGGCACAGAAGCCACCCGCGATGATGTTGCGCGCCGGAATTCGGCTTACTAACTGCCCCGCGATCGGCACCATGAATAGGAGGACAACTCCGCCTGCTGAAAGCGACAGGCCCGCGATGGTTGCCGTGTAGCCAAGCTGCGCCTGCAGGAATTGCGGCTGCAACACGGTTGTCGCATTCAGCAGGCCACCGGTAAAGAGCATGAGGAAACAACAGGTGGCGAAATTGCGGTTCTTGAGCAGGCGCAATTCCATGATGGGATTTTTCGTGAACCACTCCCACGCGAGAAGAACGACGAACGAAATCGCGAAAGTGATCCCAAAGAAGCGGATGAAATCCGACTGGAACCAGTCCTTTTCTTCTCCTTTGTCGAGCATGATCTGTAGTGCGGACATGGAAATCACGAGCAGCGCTATGCCCATTCGGTCCACATTCAGCAGATTCTTGCGGTCGGCCTTGATCCAGGGCGGATCTTCCACCAGGCGGTTGGTAAGAATCAGTGTAAGTATTCCGACGGGAATGTTGATGTAGAAAATCCAATTCCAGCTGTAATTGTCTGTGATCCAGCCGCCGAGAGTGGGGCCGATGGAGGGAGCGAGAATCGCAACGAGCCCGTAGAGCGCAAAGGCAAGGCCACGTTTCGCAGGCTCGAATGAATCGGCCATGATGGACTGTGCCATTGGCTGCAACCCGCCGCCGCCGGCG
This genomic window contains:
- a CDS encoding M14 family zinc carboxypeptidase, which encodes MSFSAFSRGAITLCAVIFCLQATAQMDQTYARDAKQAIDQDYTQRIAKYTTLPELNSPLTDYLPASPTVPTPEKVLGDVSGAPDILPYAEDVYRYFRMLESASPRVKVLTIGHSEEGREMIAVGVADESLLKNYKENDARLAKLADPRIINMNDATAADLVRQSVPVYYITGTIHSPETGAPTALMELAYRLAVDDAPYIQYIRSHMITLITPVVEVDGRDRMVDIYKWHKAHPNENYPRLVYWGHYVAHDNNRDAMTLTLNLSRNVLDTYIGWHAQVLHDLHESVPFLYDNTVGDEPYNAWLDPILTNEWQMIGWNNVQEMTKFGMPGVFTHGNFDTWSPGYLMFLAAMHNGISRLYETFGNGGADTVERILTPDEYSRTWYRQNPPYPKVKWSQRDNNNYEQTAILVSLSYFAQNAQTFLNNFYLKSKRSILKPSDSGPAAYVLPANEESKDRRRMLLDILRAQHVEISETTEAVTVSIPVKPKRESREEDSTTKPQQPKTEQRTFPADSYVIRMDQPYSRIADALLDRQYWAPNDPQKTPYDDTGWSLPSLFNVEAVRVTESAILKSRMQPVKDQASGDSPSGSGSVYLIANHADPGIITLRYLLKNATVSVTDAATTVDGQQFPTGSLIIQNANADDVKSALEKTKLAATAVNAAPSVAKHNVGAPRIAMMHTWLSTQTEGWWRQAFDKLGVPFDYISTQSVSNDDNLGSKYDVIIFASVGGARTAQIIQGLPMWGNALPWKKTELTPNLGRIDSTDDMRPGLGYSGVEHLQHFVAQGGLLITSGDTAQFAIEIGLAPGVSVVTHGDLKVVGTLLATVTVDPKSPVLYGYTKPLTVYSEDGLSMNVSNTVGGTRAPRLAGSEERTTGRGGPDDPDIPQGRPYMAADDRPRPKPWEPMPLNEEQTRNNPNVIPAELRPQVLLRYADKESLLVAGLLDHGDLMAQHAAIVAAHLGKGTVLLFANNPVYRGETIGSYPLVFNAILNFNQLGQRSASGNQAAK
- a CDS encoding MFS transporter produces the protein MALNTEEKIEPEKPASSLSYSYAWRALRHRNFRLFFGGQSISLIGTWMTRIATSWLVYRLTKSSLLLGTVSFAGQIPTFLLAPFAGVLVDRMDRRKVLVWTQVLAMVQSLVLAALTLTHRINIHEVLALSVFQGMINAFDMPGRQSFLVQMVEDRGDLSNAIAINSSMVNLARLVGPSLAGLVIAATNEGWCFLIDGVSYIAVIASLLLMQVKVSAVKRATASMVDQLKEGWEYVSNFVPIRTILLLFALISLMGMPFVVLMPVFAAQVLHGGAHTLGFLMGALGVGALISALSLVVRKSVRGLTKMIPIAAAIFGIGLVSFGLSHSQWLSLLLMLVTGFGMMQGMTASNTIIQTLVPEDKRGRVMSYYTVAFVGMAPFGSLLAGALGHAIGSQRTVMLSGVACILGAIWFWSRLKVIRKEMRPIYEQLGIVQPKIPVVVEEEASTS
- a CDS encoding DHA2 family efflux MFS transporter permease subunit, with product MAASETIAEPKLIAQERWRPRVNPWVIAATVALAAFMEVLDTSIANVALPHIAGSLGASQDESTWVLTAYLVSNAVVLPMGGWATSIMGRKNFFMFCIVIFTISSFLCGIAPSLGFLLLFRVIQGAGGGGLQPMAQSIMADSFEPAKRGLAFALYGLVAILAPSIGPTLGGWITDNYSWNWIFYINIPVGILTLILTNRLVEDPPWIKADRKNLLNVDRMGIALLVISMSALQIMLDKGEEKDWFQSDFIRFFGITFAISFVVLLAWEWFTKNPIMELRLLKNRNFATCCFLMLFTGGLLNATTVLQPQFLQAQLGYTATIAGLSLSAGGVVLLFMVPIAGQLVSRIPARNIIAGGFCAAVVGYYFSALHINLGLSFGMASIIRILQVLFIPFVFIAVTTAAYFGMPVEKNNQISGLINFVRNIGGSILISLTNAGVIELGQFHQNQLLKHITPDSANLQNQVNALSNVFTRSAGSANANYLAQGQIYNQIQQQSHTLAYQDMYFILCVTSFIMIPLTFLLRKNKPGAGGEIAVH